acacacacagccctgctGACTGAGCGGACCCGTTCTGTTTACAGCACAGAGCCACCACTTCCCTGTTTTACTTCCTGGATGAGCACGTGACACACCCTAGCGTTCGCTTATTGGCTGTCTCTAACAGCTTACGTCATCAACCAGGAAGCGCGAAATTTTAACACAAgagagagcggggagacttggaaCAGGGGAGacctgggacagtttgtattcccataaattaatttcaaccaatcaggtttgagattatatatataaaaaaaggttGATGTTGCCCTTAAAGCAGGTTGAGTGAAAACCCAGAGTTAGTTCACTCAGAGCTGAAGGAAACTCTGGGGTTTTGGTTTCACAAAGCCAGTTCAGCTTGACTCTGAGTCAGTTACCATGGCAACATACTCCATGACCCTAACCTGCTCGCTGGCAGGTTTTCTTCAACTAACCCTGAGTTTCTCCTCCTCTTTATCAGAAGCCTGCAGACTGAAAGCAGTGCAGACACGGCGTGTCCTTTTGTGGAAGAGCCAACTGATATCGAAGCGCAAATACGCCGCAGAAATCTCCATCCGGAGAGGATTATTAGACCTCGATTGGATGTTTTATCATTCCCTGATGAGTATTTGTTTGAGTGTTTCTGTTTTTCTGCACCATCAATAATTTATCTGAACAATATTCTCAGCCCTCACATTGCTCGCATGACACATCATGGACGTGCGCTCAGTTAAGAGCAAATTCTTTGTATTGCACTTCACTTTTTTTTGCCAATGGCAGTTTTTTTTATAACATGGGTGATGCGGAGCATGTGTCGAAGGCAACCGTCTGTCGGGCTGTGAGAAATGTTACTCTGGCACTGAAACGTCTAATATACATGTTTGTAGTGTTTCCAGGACACAGACCCACCAGACTCCTCAAACAGGAATTTCACAGAATAGCAGGTATCAGTCTAGCAATAATTAATGAAGTATGAAGCTTGGAGACTTGAAGCACTAATCAATTTGATATATTTTAGGGTTTCCAGGTGTGATTGGATGCATAGACTGCACGCACATCCCCATCACAGCTCCTTCAGCGAATAAAGGAGATTATGTGAATAGATCTTTTCACAGCATTAATGTGCAGGTTTCCTAAATACAGCCTTTAGCATTCCAAATGAAAGATACTTCACAATACAGATACTGCAGCTAATTACTGTTGTCCACTGTGAAGCTCATTTGTGATGCAGTCCACCTCATCACTAATGCGGAAGCGAAGTGGCCTGGGTCTGTGCATGACTCGCCGATTTTTCATGAGTGTACACTCAGTGCTAAGTTTGCCTGTGGTGAGTTTATATGCTGTGTATAGCTCTATCCTTTTATGATCAATATTTTGTTTCCTCCTATTACAACTGAAAATTTAAACTGTATCCTTGTAATATCATAAGAGAGTTCGACAGTTACCTGCTTAGTGACCGAGGGTACCCATGCCAGCCCTATTTGATGACCCCTTACTCTGACCCTCAGCCTGGCCCACAGCAGGACACGGGCCAGAGTTGAGATGACCACTGGGATGCTCAAGGCCCGATTCCAGTGCCTTCGCAGGCTCAGGGTCACCCCAGAAAGGGCATGCAATATAATTGTGGCATGTGTGGTTCTCCACAATATAGCCACAATTAGAAATGAGCAGTGTCCTACTCTTCAACTGACTTATGCTGACAATCCTGACCCCCGCTGCTGACGGACAAGATGGTAGAGCAGTTAGAGACACCGTCTGCTACAATCACTTCTGACTCACTCCCCACCTCCCGACAAATAAAGACAATATGCCTATTTTTATGAAGTCTTCTTTATTTCCTGCAAGTGCAAAAGTAGTACAGTAGTTAATATTTTTTATGTTGTTCAAATAAGTACAATCATCTCATCAACCTGTGGGCACCTCACCCGCCTTTAACTGATGCTCCAGCAGTTGTATTTCCATTTTTGTCTTCTTTATTTGCAGCCTCATGTGCTCCGTTTCTAAATCTGATTTGTCGATTTGTTTCTTAAGCTACACTTTGTACAGTTGTTTGACAGGGAGCTATAGGAACACAGAAAATGATATTGAATTTCACAGCATCATGTCTATTTAGTGTGATTGTAAGTTGTGGGTCAATGCTGAACATCTTATTGAGGTGAGCTGTGCTGTGGAGGTGGATGGTCCCGCTCCCTCATTGTAATTTCCGGCATTGCTTTGTGAGAGAAAAAGAATCTGCAAGTTGTATTGTGGTACGACACGATCATCAACTGTGAGATGCTTTTTTATAAAGGTGTAAACATCAATAGGCCTCTCTGCATCTTCCCTCTCTGTGGCAGCTGATAAAgtgtcttcatcctcctcctggAATGAAACAATTTTTGTGTTATACTCTAACCCATTATGAAAAATTTGTGGACTATTAAGAGTACTTACAACATCATGGAGGTCTGTTATGGCAGAAGGCTCCACCAAAGAGATTCCACCATCAGTAACTGGTAGAAGATGAAGAACATTAGACAATTGATGATTACCCAGAAAAGTGCCCCATCTaatttgaattttgttcttacaaCAGTGTGCAGGCTACATCGCAAAGAACATTTTCTGTGAACTATTTCTGTGGATTTCAGCAGGCACCTCACGTATTGTTTTGTAGATCACTTTAAGACAGGCTCAGGTTGGCtgcagagatgttctagaacacctctggcgagagcctttccagtattttgattggtggaaCTGAGGAACAACTTTATAGCAGAGGgctagaatctttgcctaaactaaagtcactcattcagctttgacagatcgcTTCATCCGCGCCTGGACAGGTGAACCAGAGTCTTCCCAGAGGAAAATTTTACTGCTCAAAGCTTGCTCTTCTATAGCTCAGGAGACAAATTTCAGATTCTCATCTCAGCCTCATTTTAGTTTCTATTTTGTCTAAAATGTTTCTCATATGTTTCTCCTAAAATTCACTAGGAGCAATAGGTGAGACAGAGTAATTAGAGGGAGTCATACTTGAGACTTAAGGGAGATACCTTGCTAATCTCAATTCAGTGTTTTTAATGGCTCCTTTATTTCTTCTTGGAGAAGAAAATGAGCAATACTGGAGCTACTATGGAGCAATatggcgcgcacacacgcacacctcatatatatatatatatatatatatatatatatatatatatataaaaccatcaGGCTTTATAATTCTATAGCAAATGAGCTGAATGAAGCAAATGAGCTGAATGAATAAAATGATCTGAATCTTTATTCAAATTCAAAACAGCAGGACTCAATTGTTAAGTACAATGACGGAGTATTTTGAGTATTTCAAGTAGCTGTAATAATGTTAACAATAACAATGTTTACAATAAAGTTAACATTAAAAGACAGCAAATGCTATTCTCACATTGTCATTATAAAACCTGAACAATAAATGTGTCCCTTTTCAGTAAACCTATGTTTTTAAAACAGTAACAAGGTCTCCAGTGTTTTAAGCAGTATCAGCACAACTTTACAACAGTGCACATTGCACAACATTTAACAACTTTAGAGTCTTAAGGCCCTCATGCAGCATTTGTATACAGGGGCTTTTTTTGAACATGGTCATTTCAACAAATGTCTCAGTGTGCCACATCCAATACTTTACAGTGTTGTGGCCCTGATGCGGCATTTGTTTATGAAGGCTTTTTTGACCTTACTTTTCTCCACAGGTGTCCATCCATCCAGGGTACTACAGCGCATGATGTAAGCTGcaagaaaaaacagaaaagaaagcacaaattACAAATTTCATAATGTAACAGCAGTTATGATGACAGTAttgtagggctgtaacaatatgcgtattgaAATCGCGATATGCAGAGCCACGATCCATGTcgagatacaagaaggcagaatcacggtacaccctttcaaacttctcctcagcctcaaaacagaggtgcttccaaacttcaatttatgaatactttactttttatttaaattacattttaaacttacttaaattacttttattttttatatctattagtaagtcgttttttcgccgacctgcgacaatcttctgcgagtcacgcaacgtccacactcgccactggcaaccatatggcgtccttggccaccagagcattcgtttcttttaagcggtcgccattctggttgcgacgcggggagtgaatctgtaaacaagcagctcattggctggctaggtgtgccacaagccaatcacaatcaccgacaaagctgccttgaccggaaaggcatgtctgcttgggcgttagcggcagttacgcagaagccttctgcggcagttacactttgacacgcgagcaatgtttcactataaaaattccgtaatttccatctgttttccgcgatcacagaaaatcattggccctatgagagagagacagccacccctacacccccccaaaaaaaaaatcttaacggatttacacgatttgaaaaaatgactttcagaaccaaaaaaaacagagcttccggctcaacagtattattttgagaaataaaacaatctttggatatacatttgttcgtttttgcatacatattactcattctctgcagtggtctgaattatttgttattaaatagttaatgtaagtaagtaaatgttaNNNNNNNNNNNNNNNNNNNNNNNNNNNNNNNNNNNNNNNNNNNNNNNNNNNNNNNNNNNNNNNNNNNNNNNNNNNNNNNNNNNNNNNNNNNNNNNNNNNNNNNNNNNNNNNNNNNNNNNNNNNNNNNNNNNNNNNNNNNNNNNNNNNNNNNNNNNNNNNNNNNNNNNNNNNNNNNNNNNNNNNNNNNNNNNNNNNNNNNNNNNNNNNNNNNNNNNNNNNNNNNNNNNNNNNNNNNNNNNNNNNNNNNNNNNNNNNNNNNNNNNNNNNNNNNNNNNNNNNNNNNNNNNNNNNNNNNNNNNNNNNNNNNNNNNNNNNNNNNNNNNNNNNNNNNNNNNNNNNNNNNNNNNNNNNNNNNNNNNNNNNNNNNNNNNNNNNNNNNNNNNNNNNNNNNNNNNNNNNNNNNNNNNNNNNNNNNNNNNNNNNNNNNNNNNNNNNNNNNNNNNNNNNNNNNNNNNNNNNNNNNNNNNNNNNNNNNNNNNNNNNNNNNNNNNNNNNNNNNNNNNNNNNNNNNNNNNNNNNNNNNNNNNNNNNNNNNNNNNNNNNNNNNNNNNNNNNNNNNNNNNNNNNNNNNNNNNNNNNNNNNNNNNNNNNNNNNNNNNNNNNNNNNNNNNNNNNNNNNNNNNNNNNNNNNNNNNNNNNNNNNNNNNNNNNNNNNNNNNNNNNNNNNNNNNNNNNNNNNNNNNNNNNNNNNNNNNNNNNNNNNNNNNNNNNNNNNNNNNNNNNNNNNNNNNNNNNNNNNNNNNNNNNNNNNNNNNNNNNNNNNNNNNNNNNNNNNNNNNNNNNNNNNNNNNNNNNNNNNNNNNNNNNNNNNNNNNNNNNNNNNNNNNNNNNNNNNNNNNNNNNNNNNNNNNNNNNNNNatacatattactcattctctgcagtggtctgaattatttgttattaaatagttaatgtaagtaagtaaatgttaataagtcaaatttactactttaaaaaaacattttaaaaaatcgtgggtgtatcgaatcgtgggtcaaaaatcatgatacgaatcgaatcgtgagttgggtgtattgttacagccctacagTATTGAGAGCTATTTTTATCCCGATATCACAAAATTCACATTGAAATATCTCTATGGTTCACATGAGAAAATTCAGTAAAACTGTGAGGTCACTGAAACAATCAaaacattaaatgtagctatgTGATACATGGGGTTCCAACACATCAGAAACTATGCCAAATTTGGCCAGATATTGTGATGAATGTGAGAAGGGGCAGAAGAAAGAAGGGAAACAAACTAGAAATAAAAAGTAGAATTACGACAAATTCATTTTTGAAAATAATTTGTGCTTCTTTGTTATGTATTTTTAATAATGGATTTCCACAACCTTTCCATATTTCCATAAATTGTTAACAATAAGCAATGTACTTACTTAGAATCCCATTGACCTTGAACTTATCCAGGACTGTCTTCCCATCTGGCACCTTCCCGTGCTTCCCAAAGGCCACAGCATTTCGGCACTCTGCTGCAGTAAAGAACTCATCAAAAAGAAGATGGAACAATCGGAGGCAGTCCTTCTTTGCTTCTGCATGTATTGCAGCCAGGCGGGTAGAAGACACGAATAGGCCACTTTCTGGATACAGCTCTTGCTTCCCAGATCTGTGTTCTGGAGCCCCAACACCAGCCTGAGGTTGGATCTGTTCCACTTTGTTCAGAAAGCTTTTTAATGCCTCGAGGTGCTCACCACCTGTGACACAAAATATGAATTACCTTACAGGGACACAGCAGCAAAAATAAACTAAAGGAAAGGAAGAGactagttttatttaaaaaaaatcaagagaTTTCATGATGGGCAAAGATTTTTACCAAATTGTTAAAAGCTTTTAAGTTTTAGTTTAATTTGGTACATTAGGAAAATTGTGAGAGAAAAAAGTAATAGTGTTAAAGGAACAATTAACTGCAACAGAGagacaaaatgtacttacttataCCGCACAGCACATCCTGCAGTTTGGCCTTCTCCTCCACTAATTTTTCCACCTCTGGCTTGCATGCCCTGCATGGCTTCCATGATCTGTCTTCTCTTGATTCAGGCAAACTGAAAACTGGCTCTCCATATTCTGGAAGTGGATCACGCTCGATGATTAAAGTATCTGCAGATGATGAGCTTGAAGAAGTCTCATGTTCAGACGTACTAGGCTGGCTCTGGTCCCCAAGAACAGCAGGTTTTTGGTTTTTATTAGGACTGTACAACATTTTGAGAAAGCTTTCTTTGGGTGTTACAGTAGGAGCTGGTGGCTGTCTTCGGTGATCCAAATCCACCAAAACAGGTTGTTGTGACAGGTCTGAAGATGTGGGCAGTGCCGTGTGAGGTTGGTGATGCTTTGGATACTGCGAAAGGTTGGAACAATGTGTGACTGGAGACAGAGTGGGTGCATACTGGTGGAGTGGCTGGATAGGTGGATGCTGGTAACATGGATGCGTGTGTGGTGATGACTGGGAAACTGGAACCTGGTACTGTGGCCAGGCAGTTACAGGCTGGTGCTGTGGCTGGATAGGTAAAGATGACTCGATAGGTTGAGGTTGGTACACTGGCCAGGTAGTTGGAGGCTGGATGACATTGTGGTCCACAGTATTTGGATGATCCTGTACAGAGGTGGACTGACCTGCTTGAGGTAGTGATGGAAGGTTGTAGAATCTTTGAGCAGCTGCATCTCTTTTTTTCATGTCTTTCTTTGTGGCCTTCTTGGCATCCACTGTCTTGTTATCTGTTCCAACGAAGTCCACTGTGGTGCGGTAGAACTTGCTGTTGGACCATCTTGCAAGTACTTCTTCCCCTGGCTTCAGATCTCTAAGGCAGGCAGTGGGTTTATCATCTTTGCTTAGTATATCACAGACATTAAATATCTTTGCCGTGTATCCATCTTCAAaggtcaaaaatacaaaaagtcCTGAAAATGAACATAGAGTAAGTAAAGGAGATTTTGAGTAAACCAGTACAGGCTAAAAATCAATCTTACTTAAACATGCTACTATATCTTATTGGTCTCAATTCTAATCCTCTTAGACCTTAGCAAAGATAAAAATTCATCTCTTCACTTTAGCCTTCAactagcattaactttattctttttgcaATTGCTTCACACTTCTTCACTCATGTGACACTTTACAATAACAATGTATTTGATTTAAATCATGCACTCTGTATTCTATCTTTTCACTTTGTTTTTATTCTATTTCATTATTTAATGATTATTGTATGGATTTTATTATCAACAACATCAACAAGATTCTATGCATGCGGTTATTTCTACTAATTTCTCCAAGATGTCCGCCTCCTCCAGGTAAACAAACACCTGGTTGCATGTTTCCTCACCTTTCCTCAAGCAGACATGCCTGTAAGTCCGCCAACATAAATTGTAGATAAAAGCCAGATAGCAGCTGCTAAAACCTTAGTCATGGTGCAGGAAGAAGTAACTACGATCAAGCTAGACGAAGAACCGATGTCAGGACTGCTATAACACCGCTGCTGAGGTTAGGCTGTAACAACTTAAGATCGTACTCTTTGTTTactttgtgttgtgtgtgttattttAATAACCTAGCTTTCTTTGTACCAAAATCTAAATTTATATGTCTTTGACTGACTCTTATAGATCCTACCATTGAGAATTGAGACTACTAAAGTTTATGAGACTGCTTTTAATAACGAGACTTTATTATCTTGTAATATTGATTAATTTGGGTTATACAATTATTGTTAAGCTTCCTAGGAGATTCCTTTCGCCTCCCAAGGACATAGCTTCAGGAAGGTGGTGCCCCGAGGTTTTGTTAACCCTATATGATTAATCAATAACTTGATAATACGATAATTTATGAATTGTGACCATAACTGGTCATAAATCaaatacagggatgagaatgggacatttaaaaaattctgaaatgtctgccaagggcagacataacgcacgcaaagcgtgcattgggggggggggggggggggtttcaaaggggggtgtgccttatatatgaatgttttcaaattcaatgatggtttaaaacgtttataaactttaagataataaatatatatcgtgagcgataatggaggtaaccgtaacgatatattagattcctcctgactctatctttgacaatttaagtaaaacgtacctttgtgcttttttgttttgatgtgctcctggatgtttctagctcctctgtttccataattgatcgtatctgagcacagaatacacagaacctttcctggCACGTCCAcatttcggatatgttccgtcaggcacgtcgtcacagtttgtgtccctatctgcacggtaacgctactattgagccatgcccatcggaaacagttctttatcccattCAATTTCCCTGGtacgatcctcatttttgcggtccaaaactttcgccatattggcgaaataactttgaaaactaaccaaaataactagaacttaagaagtgatcaaaaccgtgtacgtatagcttgtttctccgtgaactgtagaagtgagatgaaactagcgccaaaacgttgccggaaatcgtcgtgagttgtcgttagcataaatattgaagaaagcaatgacaatttccgttatcacagctgcaactaattttgcgatgagcgttgccgaaagcagggatgagaatgaaaaatatttaaaaagtctgaaaaaagccagaGGTTTGGGGGCCGCAAGCACCCAGCGaggcccaggggcagagcccctgtgggggcccagggggcaggagctaatgatttttggctatttttttttattaccccaaaaccattaattttatcagcaaatagttgcaatttatttggaaataaattcccctacttggtggactaccaggtgaaaatgattaatatggtacaagagacttgtttttaatcaattcacatttgatgatttcaaaaaaaaaatcaatgcaccttttaatataaacgagctcaacagtattatatttctgcactttagctattcatgtctttgaatactctaatactttacaatgaagtgcaaaccagagaaaagttctatcatataattctcttcagctttcttctgatgttatcatggtagcaggaggtcttgcatattaagcaggcaacattcaacatcactcatcacttccctttcaactgttgtgtgtactaactaggttttatctggacaggatgttgcgtaatgtaatacagataccatatggttaATCTGaaaatcaagatggtgattttgaattaaagaacaggcatgtacaatgggcattacatattggaaattttttttaaatcaaaaactataagttcatctcggcctaaaaaatttgggcagatgctcccgcgcggcacacgcCAACAatccccccccatgaaatgagcaataagttatacacggtatcatacctaaaattttatcagaaatatagatatgatactataattctccccaacatgctacattagataagctaaccccatttataaaagatacacacttatatatgacgtgtatttgatatatatctatatgtgatatatatgatgtatattcatacattgttactttacggaaatcttcagtaagtttggtcttttcatgccagcctgttgttgacctaaatataatgcacatgaaatgacagtcctcacctcaacatgtcctttacaatcatttaagccaccatgggcaatgctgaaaccactgctgcaaacagtacatcgtgcgaaactgtcattattttctacccttattagacagggagattattagacagggagattcttctgtgtaatctgaggtgaagtgggttttgtattttcattttttggggcgcgcgctctctctgccatgccgatcctgtaggctgcactgactcaactgaaaacgtcggtcctcaagaaaagggataaaagcccgcccatactgaaagctgattggcttattttgctgagtaacccaatcaggatgctctttgtctagcatgcgctacatgaacaggcacacacgcagtctctctctcgcactctgtcatatgcgcacattctaagatgcgcgagGTAGACAATGTTGCgcatgcacgctcttgctcgcttgctctagattctgggagatattctccaatttgcgggcatcagggagccgctatcaatatgcggaagactcaggatgtctgcgttataaggtgaccacagatcgttaaccatacacacacaccccgaaaatttctcaaaggatttacatcgatctcaaaaacgatcattttggtctgaaaaagtcggaaatccgccaattggcggaaaattctcattccTGCGAAAGATGCTGGTGGgcggtcggtcctgcctgcttgtgccaccacaagcctcgcctcgcgccgaccccccgaaattttctcaacggatttacacgtttcacaaaaatgacattttcagcgggaaaaacttgGAATTCCGCGGCTCCACGGAAAATTCTCATCTCTGCAAATAAACAAAGTGCTATTGTTACGTTTCCTAATTACTTTTACCATGTACTAACTCGACCGTAAGTGTTTTACATAATAAACAAAAGACAaagttatttttgtctttttttttgctgatCCGAAAAATGATCCGATCCGTGACTCTGATCTGCGAAACGATCCGAACCGTGAGTTTTTGATCCGTTGCACCCCTAGAAATAACGTTTTTTAAATCAATTTCCCAGCCCCAAACGTAGTGATAATTTGACCAATAGAGTTGTAAAATTCTGTCACTAAAATGTATACAGTTTCAAGTGGGGGTTACTCTCGCCTTTCTTGACATTtagtaaaaaaaaatcctgtaaatCAATGTTTGTGGCTGAAGCTGCCAATATATTGATAATAATAATCCCAGTTATAAGAGACCAGAGACTGTCAAAGATTTTGGTTATTATAGTGTCCAAAGTAAGTTAGAAATGACAATCACGCCAAAAATTAGCTAAGCCGTGTAGTGAAATAATTACCATCGGAGTCATCTTTGGGTGAGCCAGGGTCTGGTTCATAAAAACGCAACTTCTTCGGTGGGTATCGCACTCTTTTGGGCATCTCTTTTTTGGCATTTCCTGCTGGGCCATCCATTCTGTTAAATACATAAAAGTATAAtacattttaattatttaaaaaggtGGTTCAATGTCTTATTTAGTTTTATCATGTCATATCTCATAATTTGGTACAGCATCTTGTTGAAACATTTGGATACAGAGATGTGTTACTGTAACCATATCAGACAACTCAGGAACTGAAAAACATGGTCTTTAAGAGGACATATCCTCTTAAATTTCAACACATTACAATTTTGGCCACAGCAAGCACTTTAAATATGCATGAGGCTCCAATGCAAATATCTTAATTGCCAAAAATCATACTTTTATGGTAAGATTTGATCACCAAATCAGACTTGCTGTCTTGTTTgctaattattttatatatatatatatatatatatatatatatatatatatatatatatatatatatatataaaattaaatatGATTAACCACCCACAGAAATCTGAAGAATTAACACATGAATAAGTATATAAAATTATGTTTaagtcatgaaacaataagcagtATGATCTGCTCTGAAACGCTGGAGGTGTGTGCTGGAGATACTGAACTCTGTCCAGCTGCCTGCTC
This Neoarius graeffei isolate fNeoGra1 chromosome 3, fNeoGra1.pri, whole genome shotgun sequence DNA region includes the following protein-coding sequences:
- the LOC132883036 gene encoding uncharacterized protein LOC132883036; translation: MDGPAGNAKKEMPKRVRYPPKKLRFYEPDPGSPKDDSDGLFVFLTFEDGYTAKIFNVCDILSKDDKPTACLRDLKPGEEVLARWSNSKFYRTTVDFVGTDNKTVDAKKATKKDMKKRDAAAQRFYNLPSLPQAGQSTSVQDHPNTVDHNVIQPPTTWPVYQPQPIESSLPIQPQHQPVTAWPQYQVPVSQSSPHTHPCYQHPPIQPLHQYAPTLSPVTHCSNLSQYPKHHQPHTALPTSSDLSQQPVLVDLDHRRQPPAPTVTPKESFLKMLYSPNKNQKPAVLGDQSQPSTSEHETSSSSSSADTLIIERDPLPEYGEPVFSLPESREDRSWKPCRACKPEVEKLVEEKAKLQDVLCGISGEHLEALKSFLNKVEQIQPQAGVGAPEHRSGKQELYPESGLFVSSTRLAAIHAEAKKDCLRLFHLLFDEFFTAAECRNAVAFGKHGKVPDGKTVLDKFKVNGILTYIMRCSTLDGWTPVEKSKVKKAFINKCRIRATTL